One genomic window of Medicago truncatula cultivar Jemalong A17 chromosome 1, MtrunA17r5.0-ANR, whole genome shotgun sequence includes the following:
- the LOC25483363 gene encoding pentatricopeptide repeat-containing protein At3g49740: MQQRNKPQMKPLLFSQRIWTDTFSNQQILKLNHKLTHLTKTNQFYESLKLFTKIHSSHKPDHCTLSTTITATSKTRHVTVFGNQLHSFAIKTALKAYSHVANSLLSLYAKAHDLVSVELVFDDIQCPDVYSWTTVLSAISRLSDIDYALHVFDKMPKCYVAVWNAIITGCSDNGCEDVAFRLLKDMFRMNVRGDNYTFATMLSLCPLSEGLDYGRHVHSVVVKSGFLDWTSVVNSLITMYFNCGCVVDGYKVFEEMEGGVRNHVTYNAMIDGFVSVERFEDAFLMFRDMHRGSVCLSEVTFVSVLSSCCSLRVGCQAQGLAIKMGFDCGYTAVNNATMTMYSFFGKVNEARSVFEIMEESRDLVSWNVMVSMFFQENINEDAILTYIKMRREGIEPDAFTYGSLLSASDSLQMVEMIHSVLCKNGLNKVEVLNALISSYSRNGQIKRAFQIFSDLAYKSLISWNSIISGFVLNGYPMQGLEKFSALLNTHLKPNAYSLSLALSICSCTPDMDHGKQVHGYILRHGFDSEISLGNALVTMYSKCGFLDRSLSVFNEMVERDTITWNAIISAYSQHGQGKEAVHCFEAMQISPGIKPDHATFTAVLSACSHSGLVDDATRIFDIMVNIYGFVPSVDHFSCIVDLLGRSGYLDEAERVVTDGYFGAHPNMCWSLFSACAVHGNLTLGRKVARLLLEREQNNPSVYVLLANICAEAGQWEEAAKLRDMVKQFGTTKQPGCSWIST, from the coding sequence ATGCAACAACGAAACAAACCACAAATGAAACCCTTGTTATTCTCCCAACGAATATGGACCGACACATTTTCAAACCAACAAATCCTCAAACTCAACCACAAACTCACACACctcacaaaaacaaaccaattCTACGAATCCCTCAAACTCTTCACCAAAATCCACTCTTCTCATAAACCAGATCACTGCACTCTCTCAACCACCATAACCGCCACCTCGAAAACCCGTCATGTCACCGTTTTTGGTAACCAGCTTCACTCATTTGCCATTAAAACCGCCCTCAAAGCCTATTCCCATGTCGCGAATTCGCTACTCTCGCTTTACGCGAAAGCTCATGATCTTGTTTCTGTTGAGTTAGTTTTTGATGACATTCAATGCCCAGATGTTTATTCTTGGACAACGGTTCTATCTGCTATTTCTAGATTAAGTGATATTGATTATGCACTccatgtgtttgataaaatgccgAAGTGTTATGTTGCAGTTTGGAATGCTATTATTACTGGGTGTAGTGATAATGGATGTGAAGATGTTGCTTTTAGGTTGTTGAAagatatgtttaggatgaatgtTAGGGGTGATAATTACACGTTTGCGACAATGTTGAGTTTGTGTCCTTTATCAGAGGGTTTGGATTACGGAAGACATGTTCATTCTGTGGTTGTGAAAAGTGGGTTTTTGGATTGGACTTCTGTAGTTAATTCTCTTATTACTATGTATTTTAATTGTGGTTGTGTTGTGGATGGTTATAAGGTGTTTGAGGAAATGGAAGGAGGGGTTCGCAATCATGTTACGTATAATGCGATGATTGATGGTTTTGTGAGCGTGGAGAGATTTGAAGATGCTTTTTTGATGTTTAGGGATATGCATAGGGGTAGTGTTTGTTTGAGTGAAGTTACTTTTGTGAGTGTGTTGAGTTCTTGTTGTTCTTTGAGAGTTGGGTGTCAAGCACAAGGTTTGGCGATTAAGATGGGGTTTGATTGTGGTTATACTGCTGTTAATAATGCTACAATGACCATGTATTCTTTCTTTGGGAAGGTGAATGAGGCTCGAAGTGTTTTTGAGATAATGGAAGAAAGTAGGGATCTTGTTTCGTGGAATGTAATGGTTTCGATGTTTTTTCAAGAGAATATTAATGAGGACGCAATCTTGACCTATATAAAAATGAGGAGGGAAGGAATTGAACCGGATGCGTTTACTTATGGAAGTCTGCTATCTGCTTCAGACTCTCTTCAAATGGTGGAGATGATCCACTCCGTCCTTTGCAAAAATGGGCTTAACAAAGTTGAAGTTTTGAATGCATTGATTTCTTCGTACTCTAGAAATGGACAGATAAAGCGAGCTTTTCAAATCTTCTCTGATCTTGCCTATAAAAGTTTGATATCATGGAATAGTATCATATCTGGGTTCGTTTTAAATGGATACCCAATGCAAGGGTTAGAGAAATTCTCTGCATTACTTAATACACATCTCAAGCCAAATGCTTATTCCCTCAGTCTAGCTTTGAGCATTTGTTCCTGCACTCCAGACATGGATCATGGGAAACAGGTTCATGGTTACATACTACGACACGGTTTTGATTCAGAAATTTCACTGGGTAATGCCCTGGTGACGATGTACTCCAAATGTGGATTTCTAGACAGGTCATTGAGTGTATTTAATGAAATGGTTGAAAGAGATACAATCACTTGGAATGCTATCATATCTGCTTATTCACAACACGGACAAGGCAAAGAAGCCGTGCATTGTTTTGAGGCGATGCAAATCTCCCCTGGAATCAAACCAGACCACGCTACCTTTACTGCCGTCCTTTCAGCTTGCAGCCATTCAGGTTTAGTTGATGATGCTACCCGTATTTTTGATATCATGGTGAACATTTATGGATTTGTGCCAAGTGTGGATCATTTTTCTTGCATAGTTGATCTTTTAGGTCGCAGCGGTTACCTCGATGAGGCTGAAAGAGTAGTTACAGATGGATATTTTGGAGCACATCCCAATATGTGCTGGTCATTGTTCAGTGCTTGTGCAGTTCATGGTAATTTAACACTAGGAAGAAAGGTTGCGAGACTTCTCTTAGAAAGGGAACAGAACAACCCATCAGTTTATGTGCTTTTAGCAAATATTTGTGCAGAAGCAGGCCAGTGGGAAGAAGCAGCTAAACTGAGAGATATGGTGAAACAATTTGGGACGACAAAGCAGCCTGGCTGCAGCTGGATATCAACCTAG